In the genome of Planctomyces sp. SH-PL62, the window GCCGGCCAGCAGTTCCCGATCGCCGTCGACGACGTCCAGGAGTTCCTGGTCCGCTGGCCCGGCCGGGCCGACCTGATCTCGCCCGAGGCCCTGGTCGAGGCCGTCGGCTTCAGCCCCGGCTCGAACATCATCCGGACGAACCACGTCGACTACTTCGAGGGGGCCGACCGCGTCCTCGTCTCGCCGACGTACGCCGAGATCCTCCCCAACAACATGTCGGTCACCACGATCGACCCGGGCTTCAACCGATTCATGAACGCCTGGGACTACGGCGGCCAGAACCTGCTGTACGGCTGGGCGTATCCGATCCCGCCCGGCATCCAGGGGAACCCCGCGCGGCTGCACGTCGTCGGCAGCCTGATCTTCCCCCAGCCGATCCAGCTCGCCATCCCCGGCAACAACTTCGCCACCATCCTCCCCGAGAACGCCGGCGGCATGACCGTCACCCAGATCACCCGGGGCGACACCCGCTACGTCCGCAAGGGGGACTACGCCTTCATCATGCCCATCGAGGCCCGCCTCCGCGGCCTCCGCGTCTCCCAGCTCGTCGTTTACAAGTCGATGCCCTTCCGGCAATTCAACCCGAACGCCAAGTAAGCGACCATCCCGTCGGGTCGAAAAGCGGGCTCGCCGACGCCTACTTCCCTCGCGGAACGGACGCGGAGGATTCGGCCATGAGGTTTCACCCGGTGCGGATCACGGTCCGGCGCACGATGATCGGGGTCGCGATCCTGGCCGTCGCCTGCGCCGCCGCCTTGCAAGGGTCCGGGGCGCTGGAGCGCCGGGCGAGATATCAAGGCTGGGCTCGACAATACCGCTGGAAGGAAGCGGGATTGCGCGAGCAGGCGGCGGGATTCGCGAACTGCCGAGCGGGCCATCAGGACCTTGATCGCGACTCGGACGACTGCAAGGCCTGTCTCCAGGCGTGGCGAAACGTGCTGCTCAAGGACGAGATCCGGACCCCCGCCCAGGCCGTCGAGGCCCTCGAACGGACGGCCGACGTCCTGAGCCGACGGGCCGAGCGGTTCGAGCGCGCCGCGGCCTGGCCCTGGGTCGAGATGCCGCCTGCCTCGCCGGCCGAGTACAAAGTCTACCAGTTCGTCGAGCAAGGCCACGGGCCGGTCATGGTGGGCTACTTCGACGCCTACTGACCGAATGACTCTCCCATCCGGTCGAGTCGCGGGCTCTCCGACGCCCTCCTCCCTCGCGCGGGGACGGAGTTCGTCCAGTCCGTCGGCCCTCTTCCGGGACGGCTTCTCAGCCCCCTCCGGGAGGCGTCGGGGTTTCGTCCATCCCCGCCTCGTCGGCGGTGCGGTAGAGGGGGAGGTAGCGGTAGTAGACTTCCAGGGTCAGGATGGAGAGGGACGTCTGGAAGAGTCGGCCGCCGGCGTTCCCCCAGCGGTCCTGGCTGGGCGACGACGGGTCCCAGCTGCCGTTGGTGCAATCGTCGTCGCGGACCTGGGTGCGAATCAGGGCCTCGCGGACGTGGGGGTTCCAGCGTTCCCAGTCCTTGCCGCGCATGTTGTGGAGGAGCTGGGTCGCGTAATACCAGTAGTAGATGTTCCGGTCTTCGGACTTCTCCAGGTGGGCCGCGACGCGACCGGCCCCCTTGATCAGCGAGGGATTCTCGCGCCGCCATCCCAGGATCTGGCGGCCGACGAGGGCCTCGGCCGTCATCACGGGGGACGCGGCCTGGTTGGGCTGATAGGCGTACAGGACCTTCTTGCCGTCTGCGGCGGCGAGGTTCAGGTAATCGGTGCAGCCTCGGAGCGTCCGTTTGGGGATCTCCAGCCCGGCGAGGTTGGCGCTCCGAAGGGCGAAGATGTTCCAGCCGAAGACCGAGGTGTCGCCGGCCTGGCCGGGCCGGTATCGCCAGCCGCCGGTCGTGGGGTCCTGGGCCTCCACGATGAACCGGATCGCGCGGAGCGCCGGCTCGCGGAGTTCCGGATCGCGCGACAGGCCGTACGCCTCGCACAGGGCCATCGACGCGATCGCGTGGCTGTACAGCCAGGAGATACCGTTCCCGCCGACGTGCAGGTCGCCGTTCTCCTGCTGATTGG includes:
- a CDS encoding terpene cyclase/mutase family protein; translated protein: MRLHELPLRILERIGLAPQVWDGREIDIGHGTLRSVPSWGVSLLLHGFALLLLALLIQTGGAVAPERAFTSELSPPGELGDLTSLVEADRSGDPFTDLDDPNPPSMGFGPDDPLIKLSSQPEIPGLVAFAPEPAGPAPRSELSTSLMGAAPLPGLSMNIQAPFSGRSGIGRAELVRREGGTVHSEKAVEEGLAWIVRHQKADGSWVLNASETCQACPSQGTIVSQTGATGLALLPLLGAGYSHTVKSRHQAAVRRGLDWLRANQQENGDLHVGGNGISWLYSHAIASMALCEAYGLSRDPELREPALRAIRFIVEAQDPTTGGWRYRPGQAGDTSVFGWNIFALRSANLAGLEIPKRTLRGCTDYLNLAAADGKKVLYAYQPNQAASPVMTAEALVGRQILGWRRENPSLIKGAGRVAAHLEKSEDRNIYYWYYATQLLHNMRGKDWERWNPHVREALIRTQVRDDDCTNGSWDPSSPSQDRWGNAGGRLFQTSLSILTLEVYYRYLPLYRTADEAGMDETPTPPGGG